The Polaribacter tangerinus genome has a segment encoding these proteins:
- a CDS encoding glycoside hydrolase produces the protein MNKSSILYVFIIFIFLINCESKAQQQVSKININSKEIYQTIEGFGASDAWRCQFVGKNWPEQKRKKIARLLFSQEVDKQGNPEGIGLSIWRFYIGAGTTEQKDSSYIENEWRRSESFLDVKGNYDWTKQKGQQWFLNSAKKYGVDQFLAFSISAPVQWTKNGKGFNGDNKDGEINLKPEHFDDYAQFMVEFLKHFKSKGIAFDYLSPINEPQWDWEKKSQEGTPATNANILKISKSLNQKIEENNLSTKIVLGEAADLRWLYSDFGKPERGNQIEYFFNPNNKIENVKQTISGHSYFTTWPVDSLISIRKKLNTKLKAYNLNYWQSEFCILENTDDIGGGWKRDLGINTALYVARVIHADLTIANASSWQWWTALTNANFKDGLIYLDTGDQKDLYNLNKMKSDGNFHDSKLLWAFGNFSRFIRPNMQRIKIQLNEKKTLKKQYKDLMLSAYIDKKTSKLVIVAINYSDTDKTIDFSGYNIQAKYETSKDKNLEHQKVTKQIITVSGRSVNTLIGSTSK, from the coding sequence ATGAATAAGAGTAGTATTTTATATGTTTTTATAATTTTTATTTTTCTGATAAATTGTGAGTCTAAAGCTCAACAACAAGTTTCAAAAATAAATATTAATTCTAAAGAAATATATCAAACAATTGAAGGTTTTGGTGCGTCTGATGCATGGAGATGTCAATTTGTTGGTAAAAATTGGCCTGAACAAAAAAGAAAAAAAATAGCCAGGTTACTTTTTAGTCAAGAAGTTGACAAACAAGGAAACCCAGAAGGAATTGGATTATCAATTTGGAGATTTTATATAGGTGCAGGAACAACCGAACAAAAAGATAGTTCTTATATAGAAAATGAATGGAGAAGAAGTGAATCTTTTTTAGATGTTAAAGGAAATTATGATTGGACAAAACAGAAAGGGCAACAATGGTTTTTAAATTCAGCTAAAAAATATGGAGTAGATCAATTTTTAGCATTTTCTATTTCAGCTCCCGTTCAATGGACAAAAAACGGAAAAGGTTTTAATGGCGATAATAAAGATGGAGAGATAAATTTAAAACCAGAGCATTTTGATGATTACGCTCAGTTTATGGTTGAGTTTTTAAAACACTTCAAATCTAAAGGAATTGCTTTTGATTATTTAAGTCCAATTAACGAACCACAATGGGATTGGGAAAAAAAATCGCAAGAAGGAACACCAGCAACCAATGCTAATATTTTAAAAATTTCAAAATCATTAAATCAGAAAATAGAAGAAAATAATCTATCAACAAAGATTGTATTAGGAGAAGCTGCAGATTTACGTTGGTTGTATTCAGATTTTGGTAAACCAGAAAGAGGAAATCAAATAGAGTACTTTTTCAATCCCAATAATAAAATAGAAAATGTAAAACAAACCATTTCAGGACACAGTTATTTTACAACCTGGCCAGTAGATAGTTTAATATCGATCAGAAAAAAATTAAATACTAAACTAAAAGCGTACAACCTAAATTATTGGCAAAGTGAGTTTTGTATCCTTGAAAATACAGATGACATTGGAGGAGGATGGAAAAGAGATTTAGGTATAAATACGGCACTTTATGTAGCACGTGTAATTCATGCAGATTTAACTATTGCAAATGCAAGTTCTTGGCAGTGGTGGACAGCCTTAACAAATGCCAACTTTAAAGACGGTTTAATTTATTTAGATACAGGAGATCAAAAAGATTTATACAATTTGAATAAAATGAAATCGGATGGAAATTTCCATGATTCTAAATTATTATGGGCTTTTGGTAATTTTTCAAGATTTATTAGGCCTAACATGCAACGTATAAAGATTCAATTAAATGAAAAGAAAACATTAAAAAAACAATATAAAGATTTAATGTTGTCTGCTTATATAGATAAGAAGACGTCAAAATTAGTAATCGTTGCCATAAATTACAGTGATACTGATAAAACTATTGATTTTTCAGGTTATAACATTCAAGCTAAATACGAAACATCAAAAGATAAAAATTTAGAACATCAAAAAGTAACGAAACAAATAATAACAGTAAGTGGACGTTCAGTAAATACATTAATAGGTAGTACATCCAAATAA
- a CDS encoding sulfatase, translated as MKFKNNFLESVLSLCLVAILLNGCKDKEGKSNNSTQKKPNIVFILADDLGAHDLSYSGSKYYETPNIDAIANEGVQFTQGYAAAQVCSPSRASLMTGQYTARHGVTDWIGAATGKKWGDYYNTKVMPPEYAHALPEESITIAEALKQNGYKTFFAGKWHIGDEPYSPENNGFDINIGGWEVGGPKGGYYAPWRNPKLDYKYEGENLTKRLALETADFISTNKDEPFFAFLSFYAVHGPIQTTQEKWSKYRNKAEAQGIPESGFEMEARLPIRNVQDNPIYAGLVESMDDAVGVVLKRLKELGIDDNTIIVFTSDNGGVASGDAFSTTNFPLRGGKGYQWEGGIREPYLIKAPMLKNTPKSIGYPVSGIDFYPTLLDLVGAKKDPKQIIDGVSLVPLLKGKPLDTRPLFWHYPHYGNQGGDPVSIIRKEEYKLIHYWEDGHDELYDLSNDPGEKNDISKKEEVIAKSLRVELDTYLENMNAKIPEVYADYDAAKAAKKQEERRTKMLQRLEKQRKNFLSKDFDPKNNWYDSSLNTKD; from the coding sequence ATGAAATTTAAAAATAATTTTTTAGAATCAGTTTTAAGCCTTTGTTTAGTTGCCATTTTATTAAATGGCTGTAAGGATAAAGAGGGGAAAAGTAATAATAGTACTCAAAAAAAACCGAATATCGTTTTTATTTTGGCAGATGATCTTGGTGCTCATGATTTAAGCTATTCAGGTAGTAAATATTATGAAACTCCAAATATTGATGCTATTGCCAATGAAGGAGTACAATTTACCCAAGGATATGCTGCAGCTCAAGTATGTAGCCCATCTAGAGCAAGTTTAATGACAGGGCAATACACTGCTCGTCATGGAGTAACAGATTGGATTGGTGCCGCAACTGGAAAAAAATGGGGAGATTATTACAACACTAAAGTGATGCCACCAGAGTATGCTCATGCTTTGCCAGAAGAGAGTATTACAATTGCGGAAGCTTTAAAACAAAACGGATACAAAACTTTTTTTGCAGGAAAATGGCATATAGGTGATGAACCTTATTCACCAGAAAATAATGGATTTGATATTAATATTGGTGGATGGGAAGTAGGTGGACCAAAAGGAGGATATTATGCTCCTTGGAGAAATCCAAAGTTAGATTACAAATACGAAGGAGAGAATTTAACTAAGCGATTGGCTTTAGAAACTGCAGATTTTATTTCAACTAATAAAGACGAACCATTTTTTGCTTTCTTGTCCTTTTACGCAGTTCATGGTCCTATTCAAACTACACAAGAAAAATGGAGTAAATATAGAAATAAAGCAGAAGCTCAAGGTATACCTGAGTCTGGTTTTGAAATGGAGGCAAGATTACCTATCAGAAATGTACAAGATAATCCTATTTACGCAGGTTTAGTAGAATCTATGGATGATGCTGTTGGTGTTGTTTTAAAAAGATTAAAAGAATTAGGAATTGATGATAATACAATAATAGTCTTTACTTCTGATAATGGAGGGGTTGCTAGTGGAGATGCATTTTCTACGACTAATTTTCCATTAAGAGGAGGAAAAGGATATCAATGGGAAGGTGGTATTAGAGAGCCTTATTTGATCAAAGCACCAATGTTAAAAAACACACCTAAATCTATTGGTTATCCTGTTTCAGGTATCGATTTTTATCCTACACTTTTAGATTTAGTTGGTGCTAAGAAAGATCCTAAACAGATTATAGATGGAGTAAGTTTAGTGCCATTATTAAAAGGAAAACCTCTAGATACAAGACCATTATTTTGGCATTATCCTCATTATGGTAATCAAGGAGGTGACCCTGTAAGTATCATCAGAAAAGAAGAGTATAAATTGATTCACTATTGGGAAGATGGGCATGATGAGTTATATGATTTATCAAATGATCCAGGAGAGAAAAATGATATTTCTAAAAAAGAAGAAGTAATTGCTAAAAGTTTAAGAGTAGAGTTAGATACATATTTAGAAAATATGAATGCTAAAATACCTGAAGTTTATGCCGATTATGATGCAGCTAAAGCAGCAAAAAAACAAGAGGAAAGAAGAACAAAAATGCTACAACGTTTAGAAAAACAGCGTAAAAACTTTTTGAGTAAAGATTTTGATCCTAAGAATAACTGGTACGACAGTAGCTTAAATACAAAAGATTAA
- a CDS encoding sugar porter family MFS transporter, which produces MSKTKFNFTYLLFLALVSAMGGFLFGYDWVVIGGAKPFYELFFDISSQPTLQGWAMSSALIGCIFGAVISGFVADKFGRKQPLILAAALFTLSAFGTGYVNEFTPFIIYRLIGGLGIGLASTLSPMYIAEIAPAKYRGQFVAINQLTLVIGILAAQVANLFIAEAIPDGFSPEMILGSWNGQTGWRWMFWAELIPAVLFFGLLFIVPKSPRFLVKINNNDTAKLVLSRIGGTSYAEEELANIKQTLQEGSTSKISFSDFKSPKIKPILIIGVVLAIFQQWCGINIIFNYAEEIFTAAGYSVGDMLFNIVITGSVNLIFTLVAMRTVDSWGRRKLMLLGSIGLGVVYIILGGAYYMEFTGLPVLILVITAIAIYSMSLAPITWVVLSEIFPNKIRGVAMSIATFSLWVASFILTFTFPILNDALGASGTFWVYGFICIAGFLFIKNKLPETKGKSLEEIELELTKDKE; this is translated from the coding sequence ATGTCTAAAACTAAATTTAACTTTACCTACCTTCTTTTTTTAGCACTAGTTTCTGCTATGGGAGGGTTTCTCTTTGGCTACGATTGGGTAGTTATAGGAGGAGCAAAACCATTTTACGAACTCTTTTTTGATATTAGTTCACAACCAACATTACAAGGTTGGGCAATGAGTAGTGCGTTAATTGGCTGTATTTTTGGGGCAGTTATCTCTGGTTTTGTCGCGGATAAATTTGGTAGAAAACAACCTTTAATTTTAGCTGCAGCTTTGTTTACGTTATCTGCATTTGGTACAGGTTATGTAAATGAATTTACTCCCTTTATAATTTATCGTCTTATAGGTGGTTTAGGTATTGGCTTAGCGTCTACTTTATCGCCAATGTATATTGCAGAAATAGCACCAGCAAAATATAGAGGACAATTTGTGGCAATTAATCAATTAACACTAGTAATAGGAATTTTAGCTGCACAGGTTGCTAACCTTTTTATTGCAGAAGCTATACCAGATGGTTTTTCGCCTGAAATGATTTTAGGTTCGTGGAACGGTCAAACCGGATGGCGTTGGATGTTTTGGGCAGAATTGATTCCTGCAGTTTTATTTTTTGGTTTGTTGTTTATTGTACCTAAAAGTCCAAGATTTTTAGTAAAAATAAACAATAATGATACTGCCAAATTGGTTTTATCTAGAATAGGTGGAACTAGTTATGCAGAAGAAGAGTTAGCTAATATTAAGCAAACACTTCAAGAAGGAAGTACTTCAAAAATTAGTTTTTCTGATTTTAAAAGTCCAAAGATTAAACCGATTCTAATTATAGGTGTTGTTTTGGCAATATTCCAACAGTGGTGTGGTATCAATATTATTTTCAATTATGCTGAAGAAATTTTTACAGCAGCAGGTTATAGTGTTGGAGATATGTTATTTAACATTGTTATTACTGGTAGTGTAAACCTGATATTTACACTTGTTGCAATGCGAACTGTAGATAGTTGGGGTCGTAGAAAATTAATGCTATTAGGTTCTATTGGTTTAGGTGTTGTATACATCATTTTAGGAGGAGCTTATTATATGGAGTTTACTGGGTTACCTGTTTTAATTTTAGTGATTACTGCAATTGCAATTTATTCGATGTCTCTAGCACCAATTACTTGGGTAGTTTTATCTGAAATCTTTCCAAATAAAATAAGAGGTGTAGCAATGTCTATCGCAACATTTTCACTATGGGTAGCTTCATTTATATTAACCTTCACTTTTCCAATTTTAAATGATGCTTTAGGAGCTTCAGGTACATTTTGGGTATATGGATTCATCTGTATTGCAGGGTTTTTATTTATAAAAAATAAATTACCAGAAACAAAAGGAAAAAGCTTAGAAGAAATAGAGTTAGAACTAACAAAAGATAAAGAGTAA
- a CDS encoding SGNH/GDSL hydrolase family protein, translated as MSLNFVCAQEFSNSNKDIVKHYLDSLKKELKVKWPKNRTINLVFHGHSVPTGYTTRGVIDRSNSYPYRTLKKVNDFYPYSVVNTITTSIGGEQAEQGAKRFKAEVLNHRPDVLFIDYGLNDRSIGLERAKIAWEQMIKEALHYGTKVILLTPTPDLKEDISSNETPLAKHSEQIRALAKKYKVGLVDSYKLFKDLAVIQPLRGYMSQNNHINQKGHQFVADAIFEYFKIH; from the coding sequence ATGAGTTTAAACTTTGTTTGTGCGCAAGAATTTTCTAATTCAAATAAGGATATTGTAAAGCATTATTTAGATTCACTAAAAAAAGAATTAAAAGTAAAGTGGCCAAAAAATAGAACTATTAATCTAGTTTTTCACGGGCATTCTGTTCCTACAGGTTATACTACAAGAGGTGTTATAGATCGCTCAAATTCTTATCCATACAGAACCTTAAAAAAGGTCAACGACTTTTATCCGTATTCTGTGGTAAATACCATCACAACTTCAATTGGTGGAGAACAAGCAGAACAAGGAGCAAAACGTTTTAAAGCTGAGGTGTTAAATCATAGGCCAGATGTACTTTTTATTGATTACGGATTAAATGATAGAAGTATTGGTTTAGAACGAGCAAAAATTGCTTGGGAGCAAATGATAAAAGAAGCCTTGCATTATGGAACAAAAGTAATTTTGCTAACTCCTACACCAGATTTAAAAGAAGATATTTCTTCAAACGAGACTCCTTTAGCGAAACATAGTGAACAAATTAGGGCTTTGGCAAAAAAATATAAAGTGGGTTTGGTTGATAGTTACAAGTTATTTAAAGACTTAGCAGTAATTCAACCATTAAGAGGGTATATGTCTCAAAACAATCATATCAATCAAAAAGGACATCAATTTGTTGCTGATGCTATTTTCGAATATTTCAAAATACACTAA
- a CDS encoding glycoside hydrolase family 2 protein, producing the protein MKLLKTIKIITICSFLLALNACKDKEQIQIDLSGNWSFKIDSLNVGEKQNWFLDNLSDTIKLPGSMAENGKGNDITVNTNYTGNMWNDSLWYTDPKMAKYREEGNIKIPFWLQPVKDYKGAAWYQKTVTIPENWNGKTIKLHLERVHWESTVWIDNKKVGMQNSLATAHNYDLSDFLTSGVHTISIRVDNSIKNINVGKDAHSISDNTQTNWNGIVGGIKLNVSPKLSLGVVKLYPNVSANSVKVVAQIQGNTENVKPELTLQVSEKSNKKNTIKAVIKDIQLDVDNKVVVNFDMGENPKLWDEFNPNLYEMQLVLKSNKTVDAKRIDFGMREFKADGTIFKINNRPIYLRGTLECAIFPKTGYPPTDVDSWKRILKIIKSHGLNHVRFHSWCPPEAAFIAADEMGVYIQAEASAWLANLGDGTPVDKWLYKEGEAIIDAYGNHPSFVLMTYGNEPSGKYHKEYLTKYVNHFKNLDNRRLYTSGAGYPYLPNMDYYNHRGPRIQGWNENLKSVINAKAPQTVFDWSKFIDKTPMPYVSHEMGQWCVYPNFKEMSKYTGVLKPKNFEIFKENLEENGMSELAEDFLMASGKLQTLCYKADIEAALRTKGMAGFQLLDLHDFPGQGTALVGVLDAFWDEKGYVTPEEFKQFSGKTVPLARLEKRTFENKETLSATIEIAHFGEKALQNVTPKWTFTKPDGSIFSKGELKTTNIPLGNGTQLGVINQSFKKITKAQKLTLSIAVNEFKNSWDVWVYPTEKPTIETTKNYKITSKLDEKTLAYLKNGGSVLLNITKGDITSEYGGEIGIGFSSIFWNTSWTKEQKPHTLGILCDPKHPALAHFPTEYHSNWQWWDAMSHSNAIIFDEIPEINPIVRVIDDWFKNRKTALLFEAKVGKGKLLFSGIDLHTNLEERLEAKQLLYSLENYVSSDAFNPKIDLKEKQLKQMLKY; encoded by the coding sequence ATGAAGTTATTAAAAACCATAAAAATTATTACTATTTGCTCATTTTTATTAGCACTCAATGCTTGTAAAGATAAAGAGCAAATACAAATAGATTTATCTGGTAATTGGAGTTTTAAAATTGATTCTTTAAATGTTGGTGAAAAGCAAAACTGGTTTTTAGATAATCTATCAGATACTATCAAGTTGCCAGGTTCTATGGCAGAAAATGGTAAAGGAAATGATATTACTGTAAACACGAATTATACAGGTAATATGTGGAATGATAGTTTGTGGTATACAGACCCAAAAATGGCAAAGTATAGAGAAGAAGGAAATATTAAAATTCCTTTTTGGTTGCAACCTGTTAAAGATTATAAAGGAGCTGCTTGGTATCAAAAAACAGTAACTATTCCAGAAAATTGGAATGGTAAAACCATCAAGCTGCATTTAGAACGTGTGCACTGGGAGTCTACAGTTTGGATAGATAACAAAAAAGTAGGCATGCAAAATAGTCTAGCCACAGCACATAATTATGATTTAAGTGATTTCTTAACTTCAGGAGTTCATACTATTTCTATTCGAGTTGATAATAGCATTAAAAACATTAATGTTGGTAAAGATGCCCATAGTATTTCTGATAACACACAGACAAACTGGAATGGTATTGTTGGTGGTATTAAGCTTAACGTTTCTCCTAAATTGTCATTAGGGGTAGTAAAATTGTATCCAAATGTTTCTGCTAATTCAGTGAAAGTAGTTGCCCAAATACAAGGTAACACAGAAAATGTTAAACCAGAATTAACGCTTCAAGTTAGTGAAAAATCAAATAAAAAAAATACTATAAAAGCAGTTATAAAAGATATACAACTAGATGTTGATAATAAAGTTGTTGTAAATTTTGATATGGGAGAGAACCCTAAGCTTTGGGATGAATTCAACCCAAATCTTTATGAGATGCAGCTTGTTTTAAAATCTAATAAAACTGTTGATGCAAAACGTATAGATTTTGGTATGCGAGAGTTTAAAGCTGATGGAACTATTTTTAAAATAAATAACCGCCCTATATATTTAAGAGGAACTCTAGAGTGTGCAATTTTTCCAAAAACGGGCTATCCTCCAACAGATGTAGATTCGTGGAAACGAATTCTAAAAATTATTAAATCACATGGATTAAATCATGTTCGTTTTCACTCTTGGTGTCCACCTGAAGCAGCATTTATAGCAGCTGATGAAATGGGCGTGTATATTCAAGCAGAAGCATCTGCTTGGTTAGCTAATTTAGGAGATGGAACACCAGTTGATAAATGGTTGTATAAAGAAGGTGAAGCGATTATTGATGCTTATGGAAATCATCCTTCTTTTGTTTTAATGACTTATGGAAATGAGCCTAGTGGAAAATATCACAAAGAATATTTAACCAAATACGTAAATCATTTTAAAAATTTAGATAACAGACGTTTGTATACAAGTGGTGCAGGGTATCCGTATTTGCCAAATATGGATTATTATAATCATAGAGGTCCTAGAATTCAAGGTTGGAATGAAAATTTAAAAAGCGTAATTAATGCCAAAGCTCCTCAAACAGTATTTGATTGGAGCAAGTTTATAGATAAAACCCCAATGCCTTATGTAAGCCATGAAATGGGGCAATGGTGTGTGTATCCTAACTTTAAAGAAATGTCTAAGTACACTGGTGTTTTAAAACCTAAAAACTTTGAAATTTTTAAAGAAAATTTAGAAGAAAATGGGATGAGTGAATTGGCAGAGGATTTTTTGATGGCTTCAGGAAAATTGCAAACCCTTTGTTATAAAGCAGATATTGAAGCGGCTTTAAGAACCAAAGGAATGGCTGGTTTTCAATTACTAGATTTACATGATTTTCCTGGACAAGGGACAGCTTTAGTGGGGGTTTTAGATGCTTTTTGGGATGAAAAAGGATACGTAACTCCAGAAGAATTTAAACAGTTTAGTGGAAAAACAGTTCCGTTAGCGCGTTTAGAAAAAAGAACTTTTGAAAATAAAGAAACTTTATCGGCAACCATTGAAATTGCTCATTTTGGAGAAAAAGCATTGCAAAATGTAACTCCAAAATGGACATTCACAAAGCCTGATGGGAGTATTTTTTCTAAGGGAGAATTAAAAACAACCAACATCCCGTTAGGAAATGGAACTCAATTAGGTGTAATAAATCAATCCTTTAAGAAAATTACTAAAGCCCAAAAATTAACATTAAGTATTGCTGTTAATGAATTTAAAAACAGCTGGGATGTTTGGGTGTATCCTACTGAAAAACCAACAATAGAAACTACAAAAAACTATAAAATAACCAGTAAGTTAGACGAGAAAACATTAGCCTATTTAAAAAATGGTGGAAGTGTTTTGTTAAACATAACCAAAGGAGACATTACTTCAGAATATGGTGGAGAAATTGGAATTGGGTTCTCAAGTATTTTCTGGAATACCTCTTGGACTAAAGAACAGAAACCACATACATTAGGAATCCTTTGTGATCCTAAGCACCCTGCTCTGGCTCATTTTCCAACAGAATACCACTCTAATTGGCAATGGTGGGATGCTATGAGTCATTCTAACGCTATCATTTTTGATGAAATTCCAGAAATTAATCCAATAGTTAGAGTAATTGACGATTGGTTTAAAAACAGAAAAACAGCACTACTTTTTGAAGCTAAAGTAGGTAAAGGAAAACTTCTGTTTTCTGGAATAGACTTACACACAAATTTAGAAGAAAGATTAGAAGCAAAACAGTTATTGTATAGTTTAGAAAACTATGTGTCAAGTGATGCTTTTAATCCTAAAATAGACCTAAAAGAGAAACAATTAAAACAAATGTTAAAGTATTAA